One Nitrospina watsonii DNA segment encodes these proteins:
- a CDS encoding MFS transporter → MLNTLTSLRTLLFGLFLIMLGSGLQGTLLSLRSSFEGFSPLVTGFIMSGYYIGYLIGSMWVTKITHEVGHIRVFAAMAAIASGTILLHVVFVNPVAWLLFRVVTGFCFVGIFIIVESWINHFSSNALRGKILAAYMVIQLLGSGLGQLLLDVDDPHGFTLFIVVSVVISMASVPILLSNTTQAPVVSQPPQLKMRNLFKSAPLGMVGALMVGIASGAFWGVGAVYASQLGLSVSNIGLFMAAVIFGGMLFQWPLGWLSDRVPRQKVIAGVALAAAFVSLALLLLGNNVFSTFLFLSLVFGGLSLPLYSILSAYTNDHVPMKEMIKATSTLILVYGVGAIIGPILGGMMLSALGTAGFFSMQAMVFVVLGSYAFRLEIVAPEEVMEESVPTVPLPSRPSLVSAVAVAETMQEALDTDTSTGTRAEDEIPDIEPDDRDTPGLGEDEDRPDRG, encoded by the coding sequence ATGCTCAATACGCTCACCTCTCTACGCACCCTGTTGTTCGGATTGTTCCTCATCATGCTGGGCAGTGGCCTGCAAGGCACTCTGCTGAGCCTGCGGTCCTCGTTTGAAGGATTCTCCCCGTTGGTAACCGGGTTCATCATGTCCGGCTACTACATCGGTTACCTCATCGGTTCGATGTGGGTCACCAAAATCACACACGAAGTGGGCCACATCCGTGTGTTTGCGGCGATGGCGGCGATCGCGTCCGGCACCATCCTGCTGCATGTGGTGTTTGTGAACCCGGTTGCCTGGCTTTTGTTCCGGGTGGTGACGGGGTTTTGTTTCGTCGGCATTTTCATCATCGTCGAAAGCTGGATCAATCATTTTTCGAGCAATGCGTTGCGCGGAAAAATCCTGGCGGCGTACATGGTGATCCAACTGCTGGGCAGCGGTCTGGGACAGTTGCTGCTCGACGTGGACGATCCGCATGGCTTCACGCTGTTCATTGTGGTGTCGGTGGTCATTTCCATGGCGTCGGTGCCGATCCTGTTGTCGAACACGACGCAGGCACCGGTTGTCAGCCAACCCCCTCAGTTGAAAATGAGGAACCTGTTCAAGTCGGCGCCGCTGGGGATGGTGGGAGCGCTGATGGTGGGGATCGCTTCCGGCGCGTTCTGGGGCGTGGGTGCGGTGTATGCCAGCCAATTGGGTCTTTCGGTTTCCAACATTGGTTTGTTCATGGCGGCGGTCATTTTTGGCGGAATGTTGTTTCAATGGCCGCTGGGCTGGTTGTCCGACCGGGTGCCGAGGCAGAAGGTGATTGCCGGGGTGGCGCTGGCGGCGGCGTTCGTGTCGCTGGCGCTGCTGCTGCTGGGAAATAATGTTTTTTCCACATTTCTGTTTTTGTCCCTGGTATTTGGCGGTTTGTCCCTGCCGTTGTATTCCATCCTGTCCGCGTACACCAACGACCACGTGCCGATGAAAGAAATGATCAAGGCCACCAGCACCTTGATTCTGGTTTATGGCGTGGGCGCCATCATCGGTCCCATCCTGGGCGGTATGATGCTGAGTGCGCTGGGCACGGCCGGTTTTTTCAGCATGCAGGCCATGGTTTTTGTGGTGCTGGGCAGCTATGCCTTCCGGCTGGAAATCGTCGCACCGGAAGAGGTGATGGAGGAAAGCGTGCCGACGGTGCCCTTGCCGTCGCGGCCCTCTCTGGTGTCCGCCGTGGCGGTGGCGGAAACCATGCAGGAAGCTTTGGATACGGACACCTCGACCGGAACCCGGGCGGAAGACGAGATTCCCGATATCGAGCCTGATGATCGGGACACTCCGGGATTGGGTGAGGACGAGGATCGGCCCGACCGCGGCTGA
- a CDS encoding TFIIB-type zinc ribbon-containing protein: MAHTPSPSLQCPSCENRLALRRVAALDLHVCDGGCGGYWIERNSLKRMPERPPGAGVELLSVPRADGIHTFRDLHHICPHCRNTILYRHWFSRKLNLEIDQCAKCAGFWVEVGSLADILTEDGPEEEKARRAQAYFEVVIRDKIGGMNLVHHDTVDAARQIVQIFRFLCPKAYFPDPTELSHLLR, from the coding sequence ATGGCACACACGCCTTCGCCTTCATTGCAATGCCCGTCTTGTGAAAACAGGCTCGCCCTGCGCCGCGTGGCCGCGCTGGATCTCCATGTCTGCGACGGCGGTTGCGGTGGCTATTGGATCGAGCGCAACAGCCTGAAGCGGATGCCGGAACGCCCTCCCGGAGCGGGCGTCGAATTGTTGAGCGTTCCACGCGCCGATGGCATCCACACGTTTCGCGACCTCCACCATATCTGCCCGCACTGCCGCAATACGATCCTGTACCGGCACTGGTTCAGCCGCAAACTGAATCTGGAAATCGATCAATGTGCAAAGTGTGCGGGTTTCTGGGTGGAGGTCGGCTCGCTGGCGGACATCCTGACCGAAGACGGGCCGGAAGAAGAAAAAGCGCGGCGCGCCCAAGCCTATTTTGAAGTGGTGATCCGGGACAAAATCGGCGGCATGAACCTCGTCCATCACGACACCGTGGACGCCGCCCGGCAGATCGTCCAGATATTCCGCTTCCTCTGTCCCAAAGCCTATTTTCCGGACCCCACCGAACTGTCCCACCTGCTGCGCTGA